The sequence below is a genomic window from Colletotrichum destructivum chromosome 4, complete sequence.
ACCTATCAGATAGGCTTAGCTCTCTTGTAAGTTCCTCGctgccgacctcgtcgcggccgccCTGACATTTCACAGGCCCAAAGCGGAGATTTCCCCCATCTGCTGGTGTACGGCCCGTCTGGCGCTGGCAAGAAGACGCGCATTGTCGCCACTCTAAAGGAGCTATACGGACCCGGCGTAGAGAAGATCAAGATCGATGCTCGTGTCTTCCAGACGTCTAGCAACCGCAAGCTCGAGTTCAACATTGTCGCGTCGAATTACCACCTCGAGATCACACCATCGGACGTCGGAAACTATGACCGAGTTGTCATCCAGGACCTGCTGAAAGAGGTGGCACAAACACAACAAGTTGATCAGTCGGCAAAGCAGAAGTTCAAGGTCGTGGTCATCAATGAGGCCGACCACCTCACGAGAGACGCGCAGGCGGCGCTGCGTCGGACAATGGAGAAGTACTCTCCAAACTTGCGGCtgatcctcctcgccaactCGACGGCCAACATTATTGCCCCCATCCGATCGAGAACGCTTCTCGTCAGAGTGGCTGCACCAACACATGAGCAGATCTGTGATGTCCTGGCAGTGTCAGCAAAGAAAGAGAACTGGCCCATGGT
It includes:
- a CDS encoding Putative AAA+ ATPase domain, DNA polymerase III, clamp loader complex, gamma/delta/delta subunit, which encodes MALIVDKHRPKSLEALSYHQDLSDRLSSLAQSGDFPHLLVYGPSGAGKKTRIVATLKELYGPGVEKIKIDARVFQTSSNRKLEFNIVASNYHLEITPSDVGNYDRVVIQDLLKEVAQTQQVDQSAKQKFKVVVINEADHLTRDAQAALRRTMEKYSPNLRLILLANSTANIIAPIRSRTLLVRVAAPTHEQICDVLAVSAKKENWPMVKGLHMRIAQESGRNLRRALLMYEAVHAQNEKVTDTTPIPPPDWEALISQIAREIIDEHTPARILQVRAKLYDLLTHCIPATTILKTLTFKLIPLIDDALKAEVIKWSAFYEHRIRMGTKVIFHLEAFVAKFMRIMEMYLMSMDL